The Engystomops pustulosus chromosome 4, aEngPut4.maternal, whole genome shotgun sequence genome contains a region encoding:
- the SCO2 gene encoding protein SCO2 homolog, mitochondrial isoform X3 → MLRCIQHIWKSPPYSCLHQGVMHPVRMTPKDYTNKIKWLASAREISTSLPLQNSQQPGSSKPPISLRTRLLVSFIIGGTAVGIWQYLRWEKREKKKLGRIEQLRTIAVGQGDFSLTDHNGQPCSKKDLRGNWVLMYFGFTHCPDICPDELQKLSSTVSQLDKDPSLPPVLPVFISVDPERDNIAALAKYVSEFHPRLKGLTGTEEQIKAVAQAYRVYYSLGPRDEDNDYIVDHTIIIYLLNPDGLFTDYYNRSKSDHEIAESIKRHMKTYKSIFS, encoded by the coding sequence ATGCTGCGGTGTATACAACATATTTGGAAGTCACCTCCATATTCTTGCCTACATCAGGGGGTTATGCATCCAGTCAGGATGACACCAAAGGACTATACAAACAAGATAAAATGGTTGGCCTCGGCAAGAGAAATCTCCACGTCTCTTCCATTACAGAATTCCCAGCAACCAGGGTCCTCAAAGCCTCCAATATCATTGCGAACAAGACTGCTTGTTAGCTTTATTATTGGAGGAACTGCCGTGGGAATCTGGCAATATCTCCGGTGGGAGAAAAGGGAGAAGAAGAAGCTGGGACGCATTGAGCAGCTCCGTACTATAGCAGTTGGTCAGGGAGACTTTAGCCTTACTGATCATAATGGCCAGCCCTGCAGTAAAAAAGACTTGAGAGGTAACTGGGTGTTGATGTACTTTGGCTTTACTCATTGTCCTGATATTTGTCCGGATGAATTGCAGAAACTGAGTTCTACAGTGTCCCAGTTGGACAAGGACCCTTCTTTGCCCCCTGTgctgcctgtgtttatttcagtggACCCAGAGCGTGATAATATTGCAGCACTAGCAAAGTATGTTAGCGAATTCCATCCACGTCTCAAGGGTCTGACCGGCACGGAGGAGCAGATAAAGGCGGTAGCTCAGGCATATCGTGTGTACTACAGCTTAGGACCTCGGGATGAGGATAATGATTACATTGTCGATCACACCATTATCATATATCTGCTGAATCCTGATGGACTGTTCACGGATTACTATAACAGGAGTAAAAGTGATCATGAGATAGCTGAAAGTATAAAAAGACATATGAAGACCTACAAGTCAATATTCAGCTGA
- the SCO2 gene encoding protein SCO2 homolog, mitochondrial isoform X2, which produces MDLGWMLRCIQHIWKSPPYSCLHQGVMHPVRMTPKDYTNKIKWLASAREISTSLPLQNSQQPGSSKPPISLRTRLLVSFIIGGTAVGIWQYLRWEKREKKKLGRIEQLRTIAVGQGDFSLTDHNGQPCSKKDLRGNWVLMYFGFTHCPDICPDELQKLSSTVSQLDKDPSLPPVLPVFISVDPERDNIAALAKYVSEFHPRLKGLTGTEEQIKAVAQAYRVYYSLGPRDEDNDYIVDHTIIIYLLNPDGLFTDYYNRSKSDHEIAESIKRHMKTYKSIFS; this is translated from the exons ATGGACCTTGGCTG GATGCTGCGGTGTATACAACATATTTGGAAGTCACCTCCATATTCTTGCCTACATCAGGGGGTTATGCATCCAGTCAGGATGACACCAAAGGACTATACAAACAAGATAAAATGGTTGGCCTCGGCAAGAGAAATCTCCACGTCTCTTCCATTACAGAATTCCCAGCAACCAGGGTCCTCAAAGCCTCCAATATCATTGCGAACAAGACTGCTTGTTAGCTTTATTATTGGAGGAACTGCCGTGGGAATCTGGCAATATCTCCGGTGGGAGAAAAGGGAGAAGAAGAAGCTGGGACGCATTGAGCAGCTCCGTACTATAGCAGTTGGTCAGGGAGACTTTAGCCTTACTGATCATAATGGCCAGCCCTGCAGTAAAAAAGACTTGAGAGGTAACTGGGTGTTGATGTACTTTGGCTTTACTCATTGTCCTGATATTTGTCCGGATGAATTGCAGAAACTGAGTTCTACAGTGTCCCAGTTGGACAAGGACCCTTCTTTGCCCCCTGTgctgcctgtgtttatttcagtggACCCAGAGCGTGATAATATTGCAGCACTAGCAAAGTATGTTAGCGAATTCCATCCACGTCTCAAGGGTCTGACCGGCACGGAGGAGCAGATAAAGGCGGTAGCTCAGGCATATCGTGTGTACTACAGCTTAGGACCTCGGGATGAGGATAATGATTACATTGTCGATCACACCATTATCATATATCTGCTGAATCCTGATGGACTGTTCACGGATTACTATAACAGGAGTAAAAGTGATCATGAGATAGCTGAAAGTATAAAAAGACATATGAAGACCTACAAGTCAATATTCAGCTGA
- the SCO2 gene encoding protein SCO2 homolog, mitochondrial isoform X1 translates to MTRAGRGSFPLTCRIQDTAILLGMLRCIQHIWKSPPYSCLHQGVMHPVRMTPKDYTNKIKWLASAREISTSLPLQNSQQPGSSKPPISLRTRLLVSFIIGGTAVGIWQYLRWEKREKKKLGRIEQLRTIAVGQGDFSLTDHNGQPCSKKDLRGNWVLMYFGFTHCPDICPDELQKLSSTVSQLDKDPSLPPVLPVFISVDPERDNIAALAKYVSEFHPRLKGLTGTEEQIKAVAQAYRVYYSLGPRDEDNDYIVDHTIIIYLLNPDGLFTDYYNRSKSDHEIAESIKRHMKTYKSIFS, encoded by the exons ATGACTCGTGCTGGGAGGGGAAGCTTCCCCCTGACATGTAGAATCCAGGACACTGCAATACTGCTAGG GATGCTGCGGTGTATACAACATATTTGGAAGTCACCTCCATATTCTTGCCTACATCAGGGGGTTATGCATCCAGTCAGGATGACACCAAAGGACTATACAAACAAGATAAAATGGTTGGCCTCGGCAAGAGAAATCTCCACGTCTCTTCCATTACAGAATTCCCAGCAACCAGGGTCCTCAAAGCCTCCAATATCATTGCGAACAAGACTGCTTGTTAGCTTTATTATTGGAGGAACTGCCGTGGGAATCTGGCAATATCTCCGGTGGGAGAAAAGGGAGAAGAAGAAGCTGGGACGCATTGAGCAGCTCCGTACTATAGCAGTTGGTCAGGGAGACTTTAGCCTTACTGATCATAATGGCCAGCCCTGCAGTAAAAAAGACTTGAGAGGTAACTGGGTGTTGATGTACTTTGGCTTTACTCATTGTCCTGATATTTGTCCGGATGAATTGCAGAAACTGAGTTCTACAGTGTCCCAGTTGGACAAGGACCCTTCTTTGCCCCCTGTgctgcctgtgtttatttcagtggACCCAGAGCGTGATAATATTGCAGCACTAGCAAAGTATGTTAGCGAATTCCATCCACGTCTCAAGGGTCTGACCGGCACGGAGGAGCAGATAAAGGCGGTAGCTCAGGCATATCGTGTGTACTACAGCTTAGGACCTCGGGATGAGGATAATGATTACATTGTCGATCACACCATTATCATATATCTGCTGAATCCTGATGGACTGTTCACGGATTACTATAACAGGAGTAAAAGTGATCATGAGATAGCTGAAAGTATAAAAAGACATATGAAGACCTACAAGTCAATATTCAGCTGA